Proteins encoded together in one Streptomyces sp. NBC_01216 window:
- a CDS encoding TetR/AcrR family transcriptional regulator, which translates to MPRPRSLTQTQLASAALAVLDREGHAGLSMRAVAKELGMSTMALYRYVADRYELEGLVVELVLSSVDTSPPAPEAPWRDRVTVLVRRLRDTVGAHPGVILLTVTHRHRSPGVLRWSEAVLALLAEAGIAGERRVVALRGLLAYVIGAIQLEHLGALSGAGTAAITALSPEEFPHTVDAARHARRVDTEREFFDGLAAFLRGLDD; encoded by the coding sequence ATGCCACGCCCCCGCTCCCTCACCCAGACCCAGCTGGCCTCCGCCGCCCTCGCCGTGCTCGACCGCGAGGGGCACGCCGGTCTGTCCATGCGCGCCGTCGCCAAGGAACTCGGCATGAGCACCATGGCGCTCTACCGGTACGTGGCGGACCGCTACGAGCTCGAGGGGCTCGTCGTCGAACTCGTCCTGAGCTCCGTGGACACCAGCCCGCCCGCACCGGAGGCGCCGTGGCGGGACCGGGTGACGGTCCTGGTGCGGCGCCTGCGCGACACGGTCGGCGCCCATCCGGGGGTGATCCTGCTGACCGTCACCCACCGGCACCGCTCCCCCGGCGTGCTGCGCTGGTCGGAGGCGGTGCTCGCACTGCTGGCGGAGGCCGGCATCGCGGGCGAGCGCCGGGTCGTCGCCCTGCGTGGGCTGCTCGCGTACGTGATCGGGGCGATCCAGCTCGAACACCTGGGAGCCCTGTCCGGCGCGGGAACAGCCGCCATAACGGCACTGTCGCCGGAGGAGTTCCCGCACACGGTCGACGCGGCCCGGCACGCCCGGCGGGTCGACACGGAGCGGGAGTTCTTCGACGGCCTCGCGGCCTTCCTGCGCGGCCTGGACGATTGA
- a CDS encoding bifunctional DNA primase/polymerase has translation MSAWLRDEFPLSPAQCDTDERRTDRCDAFGFLPDRDEGRHHIARVTASGAGWLASAAASPRSTLALWEARPTAPAVLPCGAAFDVVNVDAVFGRRMLERLWSEGPGSGPVAIHRGRMLLFAATGTAQRLPFLLDWEEWGEAVPRPLCHGVGDAVTIPPLTPLQPSGPRWVVAPDTRNPWLPGPEVMLWACVRAVRAASAADVRVSIFPPADQSAKVYDVSRRR, from the coding sequence ATGAGCGCATGGCTGCGAGACGAATTCCCCCTGAGCCCCGCCCAGTGCGACACCGACGAGCGCCGCACCGACCGGTGCGACGCCTTCGGCTTCCTGCCGGACCGGGACGAGGGGCGCCATCACATCGCTCGCGTGACGGCGTCCGGCGCGGGCTGGCTCGCCTCCGCCGCCGCCTCCCCTCGGTCGACCCTCGCGCTGTGGGAGGCCCGGCCCACCGCCCCCGCGGTGCTGCCCTGCGGTGCCGCCTTCGACGTGGTGAACGTGGACGCGGTCTTCGGGCGCCGGATGCTGGAACGGCTCTGGTCGGAAGGGCCCGGCTCCGGGCCGGTGGCCATCCACCGCGGCCGGATGCTGCTCTTCGCCGCCACAGGCACCGCGCAGCGGCTGCCGTTCCTGCTCGACTGGGAGGAGTGGGGTGAGGCCGTGCCGCGCCCGCTGTGTCACGGCGTCGGGGACGCCGTGACCATCCCGCCGCTCACACCGCTCCAGCCCTCCGGGCCCCGCTGGGTCGTCGCCCCCGACACGCGCAACCCCTGGCTTCCCGGACCGGAGGTCATGCTCTGGGCCTGCGTCCGGGCGGTCCGGGCCGCCTCCGCAGCGGACGTGCGGGTATCGATTTTCCCTCCCGCCGATCAGAGTGCTAAGGTCTACGACGTCAGCAGGCGCCGCTAG
- a CDS encoding recombinase family protein encodes MAKDATAGHLIGYARVSTGEQEAQLQIDALSAAGCSRIFVDKASGKNVERPELMAAMDYLRRGDSLCVWKLDRFARSLIDLVTLVDGLSTRGVGFKVLTGALADIDPATADGRLMLQVVGAMAEFERSLIKERTKAGLKAAKAQGRTGGRPSVITDDKLTVARARKVKGESVSAIAKAIGVSRATLYRHLEEP; translated from the coding sequence ATGGCGAAGGACGCGACCGCAGGTCACCTCATCGGCTATGCCCGAGTCTCGACAGGCGAACAAGAGGCGCAGCTGCAGATAGATGCCCTCAGCGCCGCTGGGTGCTCCCGGATCTTCGTCGACAAGGCGTCTGGCAAGAACGTAGAGCGCCCGGAACTCATGGCGGCCATGGACTACCTCCGAAGGGGGGACAGTCTCTGCGTGTGGAAGCTGGACCGCTTCGCGCGATCCCTGATCGACCTCGTGACGCTGGTGGATGGACTCAGTACGCGTGGCGTTGGCTTCAAGGTGCTCACTGGCGCCCTGGCCGACATCGACCCCGCCACGGCGGACGGCCGTCTCATGCTTCAGGTGGTTGGCGCCATGGCGGAGTTTGAACGATCCCTCATCAAGGAGAGGACGAAGGCCGGACTGAAAGCCGCCAAAGCTCAAGGTCGGACCGGCGGCCGTCCCTCTGTCATTACTGACGACAAGCTCACCGTGGCGAGGGCTCGAAAAGTCAAGGGGGAGAGCGTCAGCGCCATCGCCAAGGCGATTGGAGTGTCCAGGGCAACCCTCTACAGGCACCTTGAGGAACCCTAG
- a CDS encoding helix-turn-helix domain-containing protein: MDVGELIRDLRKARGWSQGRLASEINKTHGAALSREYVSNWERSKIRPGGFYLAALSGVLDVPIAVLEGEVDRRQFLTDVAGASIAPVVASDLLSRGFTARLQGGPTAGAWEGKLATYGTEYMSLGAADIQRRVSGELVVVQQQLENPRLWSVASRLMTLYAKTFPGSDGSKAVHWYRMAAKAADESGDDEARVWVRGRAAIALGYEGASLGVADVLADQALAIGARPSLGLLNAVMGKAHAAALRGDRGSALKLADHGRRIFDGAGSYEQTSDYAVPWWRMNVFLSLLLARLGDEKGAVSAQEEALRELPETLPRFRTHLEMHRGLMLARSGDRAAGAAHARAALAALPPEKHSLTLRMLMDEVTAP; the protein is encoded by the coding sequence ATGGACGTAGGGGAGCTGATCAGGGACCTGCGCAAGGCTCGCGGATGGAGCCAGGGGCGGCTGGCCTCTGAGATCAACAAGACGCACGGGGCGGCACTCTCGCGGGAGTACGTCAGCAACTGGGAACGCTCGAAGATCCGGCCCGGCGGCTTCTACCTCGCTGCACTGTCCGGCGTTCTGGACGTGCCTATAGCTGTCCTGGAAGGCGAAGTGGACCGACGTCAGTTCCTCACCGATGTCGCGGGAGCTTCCATAGCCCCTGTGGTTGCCTCGGATCTCCTGTCCAGGGGATTCACTGCCCGGCTGCAAGGTGGGCCGACAGCGGGCGCCTGGGAAGGCAAGCTGGCGACCTACGGCACCGAGTACATGTCCCTGGGAGCGGCTGACATCCAGCGCCGTGTGTCCGGCGAACTGGTCGTCGTTCAGCAGCAGCTGGAGAACCCTCGGCTGTGGTCTGTCGCATCTCGCCTCATGACTCTCTACGCCAAGACCTTTCCAGGGTCGGACGGATCGAAGGCAGTGCATTGGTACCGCATGGCCGCGAAGGCCGCTGACGAATCCGGCGACGACGAAGCGAGAGTGTGGGTCCGGGGAAGGGCGGCCATCGCTCTGGGCTATGAGGGGGCTTCCCTGGGCGTTGCCGATGTACTTGCCGATCAGGCTCTGGCCATAGGGGCACGCCCCTCCCTGGGGTTGCTCAACGCTGTGATGGGCAAGGCCCACGCCGCAGCACTTCGAGGTGACCGGGGCTCGGCTCTGAAGCTCGCCGACCATGGGCGGCGCATCTTCGACGGAGCGGGCTCGTACGAACAGACCTCGGACTATGCCGTTCCCTGGTGGCGGATGAACGTCTTCCTGTCGCTGCTGCTGGCCCGACTTGGTGACGAGAAGGGAGCTGTCAGCGCACAGGAGGAAGCCCTTCGAGAACTTCCCGAAACGCTTCCTCGCTTCCGTACGCACCTGGAGATGCACCGGGGTCTGATGCTGGCTCGATCCGGTGACCGGGCAGCTGGGGCAGCGCATGCACGGGCTGCCTTGGCTGCGCTGCCACCCGAGAAGCACTCCCTGACTCTGCGGATGCTCATGGACGAAGTGACCGCTCCCTGA
- a CDS encoding DUF7848 domain-containing protein, with protein sequence MNGVQHGRDDDEAVAPGSATRPFPEAGPQTGSQLRRVRSSGQAAHGVLPVSGLLGSGGLQRRDPPAPPRSGSPVTRTTFRYVEHSIHHAPEGGVTWEVFCTAVGCGADSGPQEEQETAQDWALRHSGRTGHALFRRVATDHARVTRA encoded by the coding sequence GTGAATGGGGTACAGCATGGGCGGGACGACGACGAGGCTGTGGCGCCAGGTTCCGCAACGCGACCCTTTCCCGAAGCCGGACCCCAAACCGGCTCCCAACTGCGCCGTGTGCGCAGCTCTGGCCAAGCAGCGCACGGAGTACTACCGGTTTCGGGACTTCTCGGGAGTGGTGGACTGCAACGTAGAGATCCGCCAGCACCCCCACGGTCAGGCAGCCCGGTGACACGCACCACCTTCCGATACGTCGAGCACTCCATTCACCACGCTCCGGAGGGCGGCGTTACCTGGGAGGTCTTCTGCACCGCCGTTGGCTGCGGAGCCGACTCCGGCCCGCAGGAAGAACAGGAGACCGCCCAGGACTGGGCCTTACGACACTCCGGACGGACGGGCCATGCACTGTTCCGCCGGGTGGCTACCGACCACGCACGAGTCACCCGCGCCTAG
- a CDS encoding recombinase family protein, which translates to MRRISRDSEDSSALTRQAEALDGVAAEGRFDVVGDVEDSFISGAVRPEERPGLGRWMREPLWYEWDAIMVTSLDRITRNQTHWEMFADKCYQGGKDVICLDDPALDITPGNGRMIAYIKATQAQEYREAIVQKRRNQTQYYRDESLWGGGTWPFGYRPVLTEYQGRQRYKLVIDPVTGSLIREAYERIGVQGWSMSRLCEDWNKRGVLTSQDYQRSVNAGEKKAGVKTAVKGTRWTTSTLGKILKKPILQGIAMHKGEPLLRDGIPVRWADPILSDEEFAKLQVAVTALGRHRAGIKSNASPMAGVLRCPCGKKMYENSSVGKLNTGEIRPHKYFRCSSWSNGKACEFSVSWSQDHLYAMAEHAFLAKLGNEEIMERQYVPGRDNRKQIKELERAIDNLAQSIALAASPAVVSSLTGTMERHAANLEALMGEPFVPGRWEVTSTGQTYAEKWSTMRGWKEQGPFLREAGFRLFVWGHPKAKGRDLAVYVISPNDVAERASGALAGSVEPSDEEAWNLEALKIFKEVLEVEIGQLRVSSS; encoded by the coding sequence ATGCGGCGGATCAGCCGGGACTCCGAGGACAGTTCTGCTCTGACGCGTCAGGCTGAGGCCCTGGATGGCGTGGCCGCTGAAGGCCGGTTCGATGTGGTGGGGGACGTAGAGGACTCGTTCATCTCGGGTGCGGTCCGTCCCGAGGAGCGGCCTGGCCTCGGCAGGTGGATGCGTGAGCCGCTCTGGTACGAGTGGGACGCGATCATGGTCACCTCTCTGGATCGCATCACTCGCAACCAGACGCACTGGGAGATGTTCGCGGACAAGTGCTACCAGGGCGGCAAAGACGTCATCTGCCTGGACGACCCCGCGCTGGACATCACCCCCGGCAATGGCCGGATGATCGCCTACATCAAAGCGACGCAAGCGCAGGAGTACCGGGAAGCCATCGTGCAGAAGCGCCGGAACCAGACTCAGTACTACCGTGATGAATCCCTGTGGGGTGGTGGTACTTGGCCCTTCGGCTACCGCCCGGTGCTGACGGAGTACCAGGGCAGGCAGCGCTACAAACTGGTTATCGACCCCGTGACAGGGTCCCTGATCCGTGAGGCGTACGAGCGAATCGGCGTCCAGGGGTGGAGCATGAGTCGCCTCTGCGAGGACTGGAACAAGCGGGGTGTCCTCACGTCGCAGGACTACCAGCGGAGCGTGAACGCAGGCGAGAAGAAGGCCGGCGTCAAGACGGCCGTCAAGGGAACCAGGTGGACGACTTCCACCTTGGGGAAGATTCTGAAGAAGCCGATCCTTCAAGGAATCGCCATGCATAAGGGTGAGCCGCTTCTTCGTGACGGCATTCCCGTGCGGTGGGCAGATCCAATCCTCAGTGATGAGGAATTCGCCAAGTTGCAGGTAGCCGTTACCGCACTCGGTCGGCATCGTGCGGGCATCAAGTCCAACGCATCTCCGATGGCGGGTGTTCTCCGCTGTCCGTGCGGAAAGAAAATGTATGAGAACAGCTCGGTAGGGAAGCTGAACACGGGAGAGATTCGGCCCCACAAATACTTCCGCTGTTCCTCGTGGTCCAACGGCAAGGCGTGTGAGTTCTCCGTCTCCTGGTCACAGGATCACCTCTACGCCATGGCGGAGCATGCATTCCTCGCCAAGTTGGGGAATGAGGAAATCATGGAACGTCAGTATGTCCCAGGTAGGGATAACAGGAAGCAGATCAAGGAACTTGAGCGCGCCATCGACAATCTGGCGCAGTCAATCGCCTTGGCCGCTTCCCCTGCCGTGGTCTCCTCCCTGACCGGGACGATGGAGCGGCATGCAGCCAACCTCGAAGCGCTCATGGGTGAACCCTTCGTGCCGGGGCGGTGGGAGGTCACCAGCACCGGCCAGACCTACGCCGAGAAGTGGTCCACCATGAGAGGTTGGAAGGAACAGGGGCCCTTCCTTCGCGAGGCTGGCTTTCGACTCTTCGTCTGGGGGCACCCCAAGGCGAAGGGGCGAGACTTGGCTGTTTATGTCATCTCTCCGAATGATGTCGCCGAGAGGGCCAGTGGCGCTCTGGCTGGATCTGTTGAGCCGAGTGACGAAGAAGCGTGGAATCTCGAAGCTTTGAAAATCTTCAAAGAAGTCCTGGAGGTGGAGATTGGTCAGTTGAGGGTTAGTTCCTCTTGA
- a CDS encoding peroxiredoxin-like family protein: MKLPGRQLEPGSAAPVRALDTVGGARVAVTDPERLVHLQFRRFAGCPVCHLHLRSVARRHAEIEAAGIREVVVFHSPEEELRPHLDDLPFAVVADPGKRLYAAFGVESSSRALLNPRVWWSLLRAVTLGAVAMLRGRQRPPVTRPNGGRLGLPADFLIAGDGRVAAVKYGEHADDQWPVDTLLSLAAPLTGTAAARS; encoded by the coding sequence ATGAAGCTGCCCGGAAGGCAGTTGGAGCCCGGTTCCGCGGCCCCTGTCCGCGCGCTCGACACCGTCGGCGGCGCTCGGGTCGCCGTCACCGATCCGGAACGGCTGGTCCACCTCCAGTTCCGGCGCTTCGCGGGCTGTCCCGTCTGTCACCTGCATCTGCGGTCGGTGGCGCGGCGGCACGCGGAGATCGAGGCCGCCGGGATCCGCGAGGTGGTCGTCTTCCACTCGCCGGAGGAGGAGCTCCGGCCGCACCTGGACGACCTGCCGTTCGCCGTCGTCGCCGACCCCGGGAAGCGGCTGTACGCCGCCTTCGGTGTCGAGTCGTCCTCGCGGGCCCTGCTGAACCCGCGCGTCTGGTGGTCCCTGCTCCGGGCGGTGACGCTCGGCGCGGTGGCGATGCTGCGAGGCCGGCAGCGGCCACCGGTGACCCGCCCGAACGGGGGGCGGCTCGGCCTGCCCGCCGACTTCCTGATCGCGGGAGACGGCCGGGTCGCGGCGGTGAAGTACGGCGAGCACGCGGACGACCAGTGGCCGGTCGACACCCTGCTCTCCCTCGCGGCCCCCCTCACCGGCACGGCCGCCGCCCGGTCCTGA